From Pseudoalteromonas piratica:
CTATTTTCAGCTTGTTGCTGAAAGAAGTTTTTCATCAGTTAAAGTTGTACGCTTGGTGCTTGACGATACTCTGATTGTGCTAGTTCTAACATGCTGGCGTCATCTTTATGGCCAAATTTTGCTGCCACGATATTGTTTGGAAAGCTTTGCTTGTAAGTGTTGTATTGCATCACTTCATCATTGTAAGCCTGGCGAGCAAAAGCAATTTTATTCTCTGTAGAAACAAGCTCTTCATGCAAGTTTTTCACTGTCTCATTGGCTTTCAATTCAGGGTAGTCCTCAATTGTTACCTGTAGCCCCGAAAGGGCCTGCGTTAACATATTTTCAGCCCCAGCTAACTTTTTAATAAGAGAGCCGTTACTGGGTGCTTGCTTTGCTTGTTCTAAACAACTAAGTGCGGCATTTCGGGCTTCAGTTACTTGCTTAAGGGTTGCA
This genomic window contains:
- a CDS encoding LemA family protein gives rise to the protein MTSVIDNFFTTLGIFLLILAIAAVFIIVIFNTLVKYRNFVVNAFAQIDVQLHRRHDLIPNLVNTCKAYLDHEHATLKQVTEARNAALSCLEQAKQAPSNGSLIKKLAGAENMLTQALSGLQVTIEDYPELKANETVKNLHEELVSTENKIAFARQAYNDEVMQYNTYKQSFPNNIVAAKFGHKDDASMLELAQSEYRQAPSVQL